The following proteins are encoded in a genomic region of Qipengyuania oceanensis:
- a CDS encoding beta strand repeat-containing protein has product MIKTSRNLRRAALLLQAGTAMPLLMATAVHATPIIVFDDGDIVVDEASASGDPTAVDVYSSGGSVDISVDTVTATAPDDARADVVYVGAGGSGTVTANFGSITATGGNLRAALIETESGAIDVTVGSVTMDGEANAGVHALSASGDVTINAQDVRVLGTGIDPNYEVFPEAVFAQSGEGSATVIVGHAETFGLFGSAVIALAGTDATIQVDSATAHSDGAVAVSARGGDSTTITAGTVTMTGDGNAIEGASDGSVTISADTVSSGGLGILAQGGESIAVTSGTLDAARGILADGGTTAETSVSVEGAVTTTNGYGVVALGETVTVIMSADSSITAEGSGVTANGQTAATVVAQDIASVGQAIRATTLAAGPVNVTVNGTVESSGSNAVSLVGNGVILAITEGAEVISHAGNASVAIGGRDGNISIANAGTIAAYDAAASGIGVSTSGNIAIDSNTVVVSTDQAPNSPFTASAINAESTGGSVDIAAQSVTVDAPGRYGINSVASGDGDVSITAGVVSMTGATLKGIRGDAQTGDVTIAADTVSTTADGAMGAYGHSVDGNVSVSVDLVSTEGGIDFNTGEAAEGAFAQSDNGFASVAVNEATIGGYASSGAIAIGGAGATLTAGNLTVAGQYSAAAYAQSNNGDASANVGSVTLTGDRQGAVNVIADGGNAMLSIGQINSEGTLANGAYAYALNNATINSGSVAVQNYGIVAIADNGAATVSTTGDTTADLRWSIRGIGADVNITTAADTLTQGGTDGIWAQAADTATVVNGGTALATGDLGSAIRVTGNGALSVTSDTAVVTGAGADPGVRPNDTYRIEQGGIIVEGAEGPIMIDSGTVDVAGEYRYGISARGNGPISITANTVTLASADSVAVVGRGGVGDVSITTGSVTTTGASGVGVFGNATSGNVTIDAGTTRVENEGLQGDFTGDAVVGSSDSGSVTITSDNAYSAAYGGSAVVGIGANVSIDSIMAETAGDGGIAVYGAAQMAGGSVSINADTIVASGTGQRALYASSNGGNVDVTVGDVTSNVESNTAYGLFARGASTSIDVNGELVSGGMAVNSQSFGGTSVVNVNGSVVSALDIGVSTFAQYGEVNVADGASIEAARAAVVFTNLSPVDAGIMYLDNHGTISGSVGVYVNPNGQGISPSVYIYNDGTITGTTTGFAVITGNADDSLELTENAIVNGIVDLGGGDADILSVGFTDGAAADAIGSVAQTINTEYLSVNDGYWIANTGNSVYQRIAIDQGAGLEIQQVDGYAAVVAPNVVVDGELALNFNTDTEAGDLTGISIEGDGSVHVTGTATILFDDTSGLTYTGGTYVENGTLLLTDEYGYNVYTSGDGTFQLGDGDTAGDFTGSLVNDGTFVFARSDDYTFSGDFSGTGSFEKLGEGRILFDGLYAFDGLTTIYAGSVALSGALAADTQLQVSGGVFDLSSVQGGAQTIASLSGTGGTLILGDISLTVDQTGTTSYFGDITGSGEFIVEGTGDLKLEGDISFTGDAIINGGTLSVNGSMTEADFFVNTGGTLGGNGEVGPVVVDGGTIGAGNSIGTLTVVGDLTLSAASIFEIEVNAAGEADLVNVTGTATLGGATASILAEEGAYAPFTEYTVLTAGSVVGTFGDITTNYAFLTPQFAYDATEVSLVLRRNDIAFSDFGATGNQSAVGGLIEDLAVGSVLYNEALLLTAAEVSPAFETLTGEAYPAYLGAMVETAEMLRDQLRPAPAEGVFAWGNGLLGKVDGSGSGYRDAELSSKGVAGGLGYGNGPLQASIGLGKVWHDADDLGVSDAQTTVLSARVGYGQALGFSGEVGIQKGWSDANIARTTSLGSISENLAGEIDGDYLQVFGEAGYLFGSETAAFGPYVGLSTVNLDADDLTETGGVTALDISDLDRTVTFGRIGGKFDARMAGGLTLGGNAAYRRAWGDRENAASIAFADNGSDVLIGALPIDKSAWELGASIGYRSGRLALEAGYAGTFSDSYDSHGGRLSLSIGF; this is encoded by the coding sequence ATGATCAAGACTTCACGTAACCTGCGCCGCGCCGCGTTGTTGCTGCAGGCCGGAACCGCCATGCCGTTGCTCATGGCGACCGCGGTGCACGCGACCCCGATCATCGTGTTTGACGATGGCGACATCGTCGTCGATGAAGCCAGCGCGAGCGGCGATCCGACTGCCGTCGATGTCTATTCGAGCGGTGGCTCGGTCGATATTTCCGTCGATACGGTCACTGCGACCGCACCCGACGATGCACGTGCAGACGTCGTTTACGTCGGGGCCGGCGGCTCGGGTACCGTGACTGCCAACTTCGGCTCGATCACCGCGACCGGCGGCAATCTGCGGGCTGCCCTGATCGAAACCGAATCAGGCGCGATTGACGTGACGGTCGGGTCGGTGACCATGGACGGCGAGGCCAATGCCGGTGTGCATGCCCTGAGCGCCAGCGGAGACGTGACGATCAACGCGCAGGACGTGCGCGTGCTGGGAACGGGCATCGATCCCAATTACGAAGTCTTCCCCGAGGCTGTTTTCGCCCAATCTGGCGAAGGTTCGGCCACTGTAATCGTTGGCCATGCAGAAACGTTCGGCCTGTTTGGTTCGGCCGTGATCGCGCTCGCCGGTACCGACGCGACGATCCAGGTCGATTCCGCTACCGCTCATTCGGACGGCGCCGTCGCAGTCTCTGCCCGAGGGGGCGATTCCACCACGATCACGGCCGGAACCGTGACGATGACGGGTGACGGGAACGCGATCGAAGGCGCGTCGGACGGCAGCGTCACGATTTCCGCCGATACTGTCTCTTCGGGGGGGCTGGGCATTCTGGCCCAAGGCGGCGAGAGTATTGCGGTTACCTCGGGAACGTTGGACGCGGCGCGCGGCATCCTGGCCGATGGCGGCACGACGGCCGAAACGAGCGTGAGCGTCGAAGGCGCCGTCACCACGACCAACGGATATGGCGTCGTCGCGCTGGGCGAAACCGTCACCGTAATAATGAGCGCGGATTCCAGCATTACTGCAGAAGGCTCCGGCGTCACGGCCAACGGGCAGACCGCCGCCACTGTGGTCGCTCAGGACATCGCCTCGGTCGGCCAAGCGATCCGCGCAACGACACTGGCGGCTGGCCCGGTGAATGTGACCGTGAACGGCACGGTGGAATCGAGTGGTAGCAACGCCGTGAGCCTCGTTGGTAATGGCGTGATCCTTGCCATCACAGAAGGCGCCGAAGTGATTTCGCACGCAGGCAACGCCTCCGTTGCCATAGGCGGACGGGACGGGAACATTTCGATCGCCAACGCTGGGACGATCGCCGCCTACGATGCGGCCGCCAGCGGCATCGGCGTCTCGACGAGCGGCAACATCGCCATCGACAGTAATACCGTTGTCGTATCCACCGATCAGGCGCCGAATTCCCCGTTTACGGCTTCGGCCATCAATGCCGAATCGACCGGCGGCAGCGTCGACATCGCCGCTCAATCGGTCACGGTCGACGCGCCGGGTCGATATGGCATCAACAGCGTTGCGAGCGGTGACGGCGATGTGAGCATTACGGCTGGTGTCGTGAGCATGACTGGGGCCACCCTGAAGGGCATTCGCGGCGATGCGCAGACGGGCGATGTGACCATCGCCGCCGACACCGTCTCGACGACCGCCGATGGTGCGATGGGTGCTTATGGCCACAGCGTCGACGGCAATGTGAGCGTTTCGGTCGACTTGGTCAGCACAGAGGGCGGGATCGATTTCAACACTGGCGAAGCGGCGGAAGGCGCGTTCGCGCAGTCGGACAACGGTTTTGCCAGCGTCGCCGTGAACGAGGCGACGATCGGCGGCTACGCCTCGAGCGGCGCGATCGCGATCGGTGGAGCCGGTGCGACCTTGACCGCTGGCAATCTGACAGTCGCGGGCCAGTATTCCGCCGCAGCCTACGCGCAAAGCAACAATGGCGATGCCTCAGCGAACGTCGGATCAGTCACGCTTACCGGCGACAGGCAAGGCGCTGTCAACGTCATCGCCGACGGGGGCAATGCCATGCTCTCGATCGGACAGATCAACAGTGAAGGCACACTCGCGAACGGGGCATATGCTTATGCGCTCAACAACGCGACAATCAATAGTGGAAGCGTCGCCGTCCAAAACTACGGGATCGTAGCAATTGCCGACAACGGCGCGGCAACCGTGTCCACTACCGGCGACACCACTGCCGATCTGCGATGGAGTATTCGGGGTATTGGTGCCGACGTAAACATCACGACGGCTGCTGACACGCTGACCCAGGGCGGCACCGACGGCATCTGGGCCCAGGCGGCCGACACCGCCACCGTCGTCAACGGCGGAACCGCGCTCGCGACCGGCGATCTGGGCAGTGCCATCCGGGTGACCGGTAACGGTGCTCTATCGGTCACGTCCGATACGGCGGTCGTCACGGGCGCCGGCGCCGATCCGGGAGTTCGTCCCAACGATACTTATCGCATCGAGCAAGGCGGCATCATCGTCGAGGGTGCAGAGGGCCCTATAATGATCGACAGCGGTACGGTTGATGTCGCAGGCGAGTACCGATATGGTATCTCGGCGCGCGGAAATGGTCCGATCTCGATCACCGCGAATACGGTCACCCTCGCCAGTGCAGACAGCGTTGCAGTCGTAGGGCGCGGCGGGGTCGGAGATGTCTCTATCACTACCGGATCCGTGACCACCACGGGCGCCAGCGGCGTCGGAGTGTTTGGCAATGCGACGTCGGGCAACGTCACGATCGACGCGGGTACGACCCGGGTCGAAAACGAGGGACTGCAGGGCGACTTCACTGGCGATGCGGTAGTCGGTTCGTCGGACAGCGGATCAGTCACAATCACCAGCGACAACGCCTACTCAGCCGCATACGGCGGCTCCGCGGTCGTCGGCATTGGGGCGAACGTTAGTATCGATTCGATCATGGCGGAGACTGCGGGCGATGGCGGCATCGCCGTTTATGGCGCCGCGCAAATGGCTGGCGGATCGGTGTCGATCAATGCGGACACAATCGTCGCAAGCGGAACCGGTCAGCGAGCCCTTTACGCTTCTAGCAACGGTGGCAATGTCGATGTCACCGTGGGTGATGTCACCTCGAACGTGGAGAGCAATACCGCATACGGTTTGTTCGCTCGCGGCGCTTCGACCAGCATCGACGTCAACGGCGAGCTCGTCTCGGGAGGCATGGCGGTCAACTCGCAGAGCTTCGGCGGAACGTCGGTCGTGAACGTCAACGGGTCAGTCGTATCGGCCCTCGATATCGGCGTCAGCACGTTCGCGCAGTATGGTGAGGTCAACGTAGCGGACGGCGCGAGCATCGAGGCTGCACGCGCGGCCGTGGTGTTCACCAACCTATCGCCAGTCGATGCCGGGATCATGTATCTCGACAACCACGGCACGATCAGCGGCAGCGTTGGCGTCTACGTGAACCCGAATGGCCAGGGCATCTCGCCCAGCGTCTACATCTACAACGACGGCACGATCACCGGTACGACGACCGGGTTCGCCGTCATCACCGGCAACGCCGACGACTCCCTAGAACTGACCGAGAATGCGATCGTCAACGGCATCGTGGACCTGGGTGGCGGCGATGCTGACATTCTCTCAGTCGGCTTCACCGACGGCGCGGCGGCGGATGCCATCGGCAGCGTCGCGCAGACGATCAATACCGAGTACCTCTCGGTCAACGACGGCTATTGGATCGCAAACACCGGCAACTCGGTCTACCAGCGGATTGCCATTGACCAAGGGGCAGGGCTCGAGATCCAGCAGGTCGACGGATACGCCGCGGTCGTAGCGCCTAACGTCGTCGTTGATGGTGAGCTGGCGCTCAACTTCAACACCGATACCGAGGCTGGCGACCTTACCGGAATCTCGATCGAAGGCGACGGCTCGGTCCACGTGACCGGCACGGCGACAATCTTGTTCGACGACACTTCCGGCCTCACCTACACCGGTGGCACCTATGTCGAGAACGGCACGCTGCTTCTGACCGACGAGTACGGCTACAATGTGTACACGTCGGGCGACGGTACCTTCCAGCTGGGCGACGGCGACACGGCCGGCGACTTCACCGGCTCGCTCGTCAACGACGGAACCTTCGTCTTCGCTCGCAGCGACGACTATACCTTCAGCGGCGATTTCAGCGGGACGGGTTCGTTCGAGAAGCTGGGCGAGGGCCGGATACTGTTCGACGGTCTGTATGCCTTCGACGGCCTGACCACGATCTATGCAGGCTCGGTCGCGCTGTCCGGCGCGCTCGCAGCGGACACGCAGCTGCAGGTTTCGGGCGGTGTGTTCGACCTGTCCTCGGTCCAGGGCGGAGCGCAGACGATTGCCTCGCTCAGCGGCACGGGTGGCACGCTGATCCTGGGCGACATCAGCCTGACGGTCGATCAGACCGGCACGACCAGCTACTTCGGTGATATTACCGGCTCGGGCGAGTTCATCGTCGAGGGTACGGGCGACCTGAAGCTCGAAGGAGACATCTCCTTCACCGGCGATGCGATCATCAACGGCGGCACCCTGTCGGTGAACGGCTCGATGACCGAAGCCGACTTCTTCGTGAACACCGGCGGTACGCTCGGCGGGAACGGCGAAGTCGGACCGGTGGTGGTCGATGGCGGCACGATCGGTGCCGGCAATTCGATCGGCACGCTGACCGTCGTCGGCGACCTTACGCTCTCTGCGGCCTCGATCTTCGAGATCGAAGTCAACGCGGCGGGCGAAGCGGACCTCGTGAATGTCACAGGGACCGCCACGCTGGGCGGAGCCACCGCTTCGATCCTGGCGGAAGAGGGCGCTTACGCGCCGTTCACCGAATACACGGTGCTGACCGCGGGAAGCGTGGTGGGTACCTTCGGCGACATCACGACGAACTACGCGTTCCTGACGCCGCAGTTCGCCTACGATGCGACGGAAGTCTCGCTGGTCCTGCGCCGCAACGATATCGCCTTCTCGGATTTCGGCGCGACCGGCAACCAGTCGGCGGTGGGTGGCCTGATCGAGGACCTGGCGGTGGGCAGCGTACTCTACAACGAGGCGCTCCTGCTGACGGCAGCCGAAGTTTCGCCAGCCTTCGAGACGCTCACGGGTGAAGCCTACCCGGCCTATCTGGGCGCCATGGTCGAAACCGCGGAAATGCTGCGGGACCAGCTGCGTCCGGCACCAGCCGAAGGCGTCTTCGCCTGGGGCAACGGTCTGCTCGGCAAGGTCGACGGTTCCGGCAGCGGCTACCGCGATGCGGAATTGTCGTCGAAGGGTGTCGCAGGCGGCCTCGGCTACGGAAATGGCCCGCTTCAGGCTTCGATCGGGCTCGGCAAGGTCTGGCACGATGCCGACGACCTGGGCGTCTCGGACGCGCAAACCACCGTCCTGTCGGCCCGCGTCGGCTACGGCCAGGCGCTCGGTTTCTCCGGCGAAGTCGGTATCCAGAAGGGGTGGAGCGATGCGAATATCGCTCGCACCACCTCGCTCGGCTCCATTTCCGAGAACCTGGCTGGCGAAATCGACGGCGACTATCTGCAGGTGTTCGGCGAGGCCGGTTACCTGTTCGGTAGCGAGACCGCGGCCTTCGGTCCCTATGTCGGCCTGAGCACGGTGAACCTCGATGCGGACGACCTGACCGAAACCGGCGGCGTCACCGCGCTCGACATCTCCGATCTCGACCGCACGGTCACCTTCGGCCGGATCGGCGGCAAGTTCGACGCCCGGATGGCCGGTGGCCTGACGCTGGGCGGCAACGCTGCTTACCGCCGTGCCTGGGGCGACCGGGAGAACGCCGCGAGCATCGCCTTTGCCGACAATGGCAGCGACGTGCTGATCGGTGCCCTGCCGATCGACAAGAGCGCATGGGAACTGGGTGCGAGCATCGGTTACCGTTCGGGCCGCCTTGCACTCGAGGCGGGCTATGCTGGCACTTTCTCCGACAGCTACGACAGCCATGGTGGCCGTCTGAGCCTGTCGATCGGCTTCTGA
- a CDS encoding S41 family peptidase, which yields MGLIETTMKKLGETGHHAGNDRIMWGVIDGRVGYLQVFQMGGFTDREDFGSEAWATAEMAEFDRIMDEAFAAFAEAGVQGVIVDLSNNRGGWDKIAKAIPARFTDQAYVGFTTATRGSGLSPFPHVIEPASGPRFTGPVYLLTSDVTVSGGELATLALRQNPRVVHPGATTRGAFSTPLAKRLPNG from the coding sequence GTGGGACTGATCGAGACGACGATGAAAAAGCTTGGTGAAACCGGCCACCACGCCGGCAACGACCGGATAATGTGGGGCGTGATTGACGGGCGAGTTGGCTATCTACAGGTTTTTCAAATGGGCGGGTTCACGGATCGAGAGGACTTCGGCAGCGAAGCCTGGGCAACTGCGGAGATGGCCGAGTTTGATCGCATCATGGATGAAGCCTTCGCTGCATTTGCCGAAGCTGGTGTCCAAGGAGTAATCGTTGACCTGTCGAACAACCGCGGTGGCTGGGACAAGATCGCAAAGGCGATCCCCGCGCGTTTCACGGACCAAGCCTATGTTGGCTTCACAACCGCGACCCGTGGGTCCGGCCTCTCTCCCTTTCCGCACGTAATAGAGCCTGCGTCGGGGCCGCGCTTTACCGGCCCAGTCTATTTGCTCACCAGTGATGTCACGGTCAGCGGGGGAGAGCTTGCCACGCTGGCTCTGCGACAGAACCCGCGGGTGGTGCATCCCGGAGCCACAACCCGCGGTGCGTTCTCCACTCCGCTGGCTAAGCGACTGCCCAACGGCTGA
- a CDS encoding DUF4019 domain-containing protein yields the protein MVAGFTKLFHRRLDQSHQPCSLTAFRGAVTAKTWAAQVQPVRAPLGTVMTRSLKGVTAYDKLPGAPAGEYRIVEFDTKFSDAPTDAVETAVMVREGTGWSVVGYFIKPADPLGK from the coding sequence GTGGTGGCCGGTTTCACCAAGCTTTTTCATCGTCGTCTCGATCAGTCCCACCAGCCATGCAGTCTCACCGCCTTCCGCGGCGCAGTTACCGCAAAGACGTGGGCCGCCCAGGTCCAACCGGTTCGCGCACCGCTCGGCACGGTGATGACGCGCTCGCTGAAGGGCGTGACGGCTTACGACAAGCTGCCCGGCGCGCCTGCCGGCGAATATCGCATTGTCGAGTTCGACACGAAGTTCTCGGACGCGCCGACCGACGCCGTCGAGACGGCTGTCATGGTTCGCGAAGGCACCGGATGGTCGGTCGTCGGCTACTTCATCAAGCCGGCCGATCCGCTGGGCAAATAG